Proteins encoded within one genomic window of Salvelinus fontinalis isolate EN_2023a unplaced genomic scaffold, ASM2944872v1 scaffold_0717, whole genome shotgun sequence:
- the LOC129847133 gene encoding endonuclease domain-containing 1 protein-like isoform X4 encodes MMGILNHLSTLLLLSLLPPALSHVVKKFSDVPQCKSFFLKGTTPNLPGILVDGKVQDQNRYKLICQLFKYKKKTEVKNIYRFATLYDTTNRIPVFSAYTFTGPPTDRRPNQRWMIEPQTVVLPSQSWMMEPQLEDKHYTRNMMVAGRRLRVEHQATNADYKERGFNRGRWSQMECKVREYLVKNCKEAEDQMKAYVVTGAVPSNNKLNKRVNIPDLLWTAYCCKNNLGQWVAGAYWGKNVKGETVNSNTLGVLEKELTSFYKDFKVFPYYCPRKAIQSVEQDETGRNRERVLEGGAGQKRSGKGSRERSMKMARRTGDELKECDEEDGCDCDCDEK; translated from the exons ATGATGGGGATATTGAatcatctctctactctcctccttctctctctccttcctcctgctctctctcatgTAGTGAAGAAGTTCAGTGATGTTCCACAGTGCAAGAGTTTCTTCCTGAAGGGGACAACTCCAAATCTCCCAGGTATTTTGGTTGATGGGAAAGTCCAGGACCAGAACCGCTACAAGCTGATTTGCCAGTTGTTTAAATACAAGAAGAAAACGGAAGTTAAAAACATCTACAGGTTTGCAACTCTCTACGACACGACCAACAGGATCCCTGTGTTCTCAGCCTACACCTTCACTGGTCCTCCTACAGACCGCAGACCAAATCAACGTTGGATGATCGAGCCCCAG ACAGTTGTGTTACCTAGTCAGTCCTGGATGATGGAGCCTCAG CTTGAAGATAAACATTACACACGTAACATGATGGTGGCAGGTAGACGTCTAAGAGTCGAGCACCAGGCTACGAACGCAGACTACAAG GAAAGAGGCTTCAACCGAGGCAGATGGAGTCAAATGGAGTGCAAAGTCAGAGAATATCTTGTGAAGAACTGTAAGGAAGCTGAAGACCAGATGAAAGCCTATGTGGTGACTGGAGCAGTGCCCAGCAACAACAAACTGAACAAACGAGTGAACATCCCGGATCTTCTGTGGACAGCCTACTGCTGTAAAAACAACCTGGGACAGTGGGTGGCCGGAGCATACTGGGGGAAGAACGTAAAGGGGGAAACAGTGAATTCAAATACCTTGGGAGTTCTCGAAAAAGAATTGACGAGTTTCTACAAGGACTTCAAGGTATTCCCATATTATTGCCCAAGAAAAGCTATTCAAAgtgtagaacaggatgagacagggaggaacagagagagagtattagAGGGTGGGGCGGGGCAAAAGAGGAGCGGgaaagggagcagagagaggagcatgaAGATGGCGAGAAGAACAGGGGATGAGTTAAAGGAATGTGATGAGGAGGATGGATGTGATTGTGACTGTGATGAAAAATGA
- the LOC129847133 gene encoding endonuclease domain-containing 1 protein-like isoform X1 yields MMGILNHLSTLLLLSLLPPALSHVVKKFSDVPQCKSFFLKGTTPNLPGILVDGKVQDQNRYKLICQLFKYKKKTEVKNIYRFATLYDTTNRIPVFSAYTFTGPPTDRRPNQRWMIEPQTVVLPSQSWMMEPQLEDKHYTRNMMVAGRRLRVEHQATNADYKVKIKGMHLDRGHLFPCSYADDETMRSTFTLTNAVPQERGFNRGRWSQMECKVREYLVKNCKEAEDQMKAYVVTGAVPSNNKLNKRVNIPDLLWTAYCCKNNLGQWVAGAYWGKNVKGETVNSNTLGVLEKELTSFYKDFKVFPYYCPRKAIQSVEQDETGRNRERVLEGGAGQKRSGKGSRERSMKMARRTGDELKECDEEDGCDCDCDEK; encoded by the exons ATGATGGGGATATTGAatcatctctctactctcctccttctctctctccttcctcctgctctctctcatgTAGTGAAGAAGTTCAGTGATGTTCCACAGTGCAAGAGTTTCTTCCTGAAGGGGACAACTCCAAATCTCCCAGGTATTTTGGTTGATGGGAAAGTCCAGGACCAGAACCGCTACAAGCTGATTTGCCAGTTGTTTAAATACAAGAAGAAAACGGAAGTTAAAAACATCTACAGGTTTGCAACTCTCTACGACACGACCAACAGGATCCCTGTGTTCTCAGCCTACACCTTCACTGGTCCTCCTACAGACCGCAGACCAAATCAACGTTGGATGATCGAGCCCCAG ACAGTTGTGTTACCTAGTCAGTCCTGGATGATGGAGCCTCAG CTTGAAGATAAACATTACACACGTAACATGATGGTGGCAGGTAGACGTCTAAGAGTCGAGCACCAGGCTACGAACGCAGACTACAAGGTAAAGATAAAGGGCATGCATCTGGACAGAGGTCACCTATTCCCATGTTCGTATGCTGATGATGAAACCATGAGGTCCACTTTCACCCTGACAAACGCCGTTCCCCAGGAAAGAGGCTTCAACCGAGGCAGATGGAGTCAAATGGAGTGCAAAGTCAGAGAATATCTTGTGAAGAACTGTAAGGAAGCTGAAGACCAGATGAAAGCCTATGTGGTGACTGGAGCAGTGCCCAGCAACAACAAACTGAACAAACGAGTGAACATCCCGGATCTTCTGTGGACAGCCTACTGCTGTAAAAACAACCTGGGACAGTGGGTGGCCGGAGCATACTGGGGGAAGAACGTAAAGGGGGAAACAGTGAATTCAAATACCTTGGGAGTTCTCGAAAAAGAATTGACGAGTTTCTACAAGGACTTCAAGGTATTCCCATATTATTGCCCAAGAAAAGCTATTCAAAgtgtagaacaggatgagacagggaggaacagagagagagtattagAGGGTGGGGCGGGGCAAAAGAGGAGCGGgaaagggagcagagagaggagcatgaAGATGGCGAGAAGAACAGGGGATGAGTTAAAGGAATGTGATGAGGAGGATGGATGTGATTGTGACTGTGATGAAAAATGA
- the LOC129847133 gene encoding endonuclease domain-containing 1 protein-like isoform X2 — protein MMGILNHLSTLLLLSLLPPALSHVVKKFSDVPQCKSFFLKGTTPNLPGILVDGKVQDQNRYKLICQLFKYKKKTEVKNIYRFATLYDTTNRIPVFSAYTFTGPPTDRRPNQRWMIEPQLEDKHYTRNMMVAGRRLRVEHQATNADYKVKIKGMHLDRGHLFPCSYADDETMRSTFTLTNAVPQERGFNRGRWSQMECKVREYLVKNCKEAEDQMKAYVVTGAVPSNNKLNKRVNIPDLLWTAYCCKNNLGQWVAGAYWGKNVKGETVNSNTLGVLEKELTSFYKDFKVFPYYCPRKAIQSVEQDETGRNRERVLEGGAGQKRSGKGSRERSMKMARRTGDELKECDEEDGCDCDCDEK, from the exons ATGATGGGGATATTGAatcatctctctactctcctccttctctctctccttcctcctgctctctctcatgTAGTGAAGAAGTTCAGTGATGTTCCACAGTGCAAGAGTTTCTTCCTGAAGGGGACAACTCCAAATCTCCCAGGTATTTTGGTTGATGGGAAAGTCCAGGACCAGAACCGCTACAAGCTGATTTGCCAGTTGTTTAAATACAAGAAGAAAACGGAAGTTAAAAACATCTACAGGTTTGCAACTCTCTACGACACGACCAACAGGATCCCTGTGTTCTCAGCCTACACCTTCACTGGTCCTCCTACAGACCGCAGACCAAATCAACGTTGGATGATCGAGCCCCAG CTTGAAGATAAACATTACACACGTAACATGATGGTGGCAGGTAGACGTCTAAGAGTCGAGCACCAGGCTACGAACGCAGACTACAAGGTAAAGATAAAGGGCATGCATCTGGACAGAGGTCACCTATTCCCATGTTCGTATGCTGATGATGAAACCATGAGGTCCACTTTCACCCTGACAAACGCCGTTCCCCAGGAAAGAGGCTTCAACCGAGGCAGATGGAGTCAAATGGAGTGCAAAGTCAGAGAATATCTTGTGAAGAACTGTAAGGAAGCTGAAGACCAGATGAAAGCCTATGTGGTGACTGGAGCAGTGCCCAGCAACAACAAACTGAACAAACGAGTGAACATCCCGGATCTTCTGTGGACAGCCTACTGCTGTAAAAACAACCTGGGACAGTGGGTGGCCGGAGCATACTGGGGGAAGAACGTAAAGGGGGAAACAGTGAATTCAAATACCTTGGGAGTTCTCGAAAAAGAATTGACGAGTTTCTACAAGGACTTCAAGGTATTCCCATATTATTGCCCAAGAAAAGCTATTCAAAgtgtagaacaggatgagacagggaggaacagagagagagtattagAGGGTGGGGCGGGGCAAAAGAGGAGCGGgaaagggagcagagagaggagcatgaAGATGGCGAGAAGAACAGGGGATGAGTTAAAGGAATGTGATGAGGAGGATGGATGTGATTGTGACTGTGATGAAAAATGA
- the LOC129847133 gene encoding endonuclease domain-containing 1 protein-like isoform X3 gives MCWVKKFSDVPQCKSFFLKGTTPNLPGILVDGKVQDQNRYKLICQLFKYKKKTEVKNIYRFATLYDTTNRIPVFSAYTFTGPPTDRRPNQRWMIEPQTVVLPSQSWMMEPQLEDKHYTRNMMVAGRRLRVEHQATNADYKVKIKGMHLDRGHLFPCSYADDETMRSTFTLTNAVPQERGFNRGRWSQMECKVREYLVKNCKEAEDQMKAYVVTGAVPSNNKLNKRVNIPDLLWTAYCCKNNLGQWVAGAYWGKNVKGETVNSNTLGVLEKELTSFYKDFKVFPYYCPRKAIQSVEQDETGRNRERVLEGGAGQKRSGKGSRERSMKMARRTGDELKECDEEDGCDCDCDEK, from the exons TGAAGAAGTTCAGTGATGTTCCACAGTGCAAGAGTTTCTTCCTGAAGGGGACAACTCCAAATCTCCCAGGTATTTTGGTTGATGGGAAAGTCCAGGACCAGAACCGCTACAAGCTGATTTGCCAGTTGTTTAAATACAAGAAGAAAACGGAAGTTAAAAACATCTACAGGTTTGCAACTCTCTACGACACGACCAACAGGATCCCTGTGTTCTCAGCCTACACCTTCACTGGTCCTCCTACAGACCGCAGACCAAATCAACGTTGGATGATCGAGCCCCAG ACAGTTGTGTTACCTAGTCAGTCCTGGATGATGGAGCCTCAG CTTGAAGATAAACATTACACACGTAACATGATGGTGGCAGGTAGACGTCTAAGAGTCGAGCACCAGGCTACGAACGCAGACTACAAGGTAAAGATAAAGGGCATGCATCTGGACAGAGGTCACCTATTCCCATGTTCGTATGCTGATGATGAAACCATGAGGTCCACTTTCACCCTGACAAACGCCGTTCCCCAGGAAAGAGGCTTCAACCGAGGCAGATGGAGTCAAATGGAGTGCAAAGTCAGAGAATATCTTGTGAAGAACTGTAAGGAAGCTGAAGACCAGATGAAAGCCTATGTGGTGACTGGAGCAGTGCCCAGCAACAACAAACTGAACAAACGAGTGAACATCCCGGATCTTCTGTGGACAGCCTACTGCTGTAAAAACAACCTGGGACAGTGGGTGGCCGGAGCATACTGGGGGAAGAACGTAAAGGGGGAAACAGTGAATTCAAATACCTTGGGAGTTCTCGAAAAAGAATTGACGAGTTTCTACAAGGACTTCAAGGTATTCCCATATTATTGCCCAAGAAAAGCTATTCAAAgtgtagaacaggatgagacagggaggaacagagagagagtattagAGGGTGGGGCGGGGCAAAAGAGGAGCGGgaaagggagcagagagaggagcatgaAGATGGCGAGAAGAACAGGGGATGAGTTAAAGGAATGTGATGAGGAGGATGGATGTGATTGTGACTGTGATGAAAAATGA